In the genome of Coxiella burnetii, the window TGGACAGGCGAGGCAATAATCGGCGCAACAGGGCTAACTCTGAAAAAGAAATTGTTGAACTTTGCAGGCAACACAACACACGCAGCTCGTCATAAGACACCGCGATTGTATGGGCGAGAGTGGAAAAACGCTTTTTAAAATGCTCGAAATCGAAAGAGGCATCTAACGCATTGAATGTGCGAATATTGGAATATTTTTCCTGCTGATTCAAAATAGCGATAGAATTGTCCGGCGTTGGCTTTAAGAAAAAATCATGCAGCTCATCTTCGATCCCTTCATACAACGCGGCTGTTAATAAGTTCTTATTTGCATGGGTGCGAGCGATGGAACGATTGGGGCCCAAAGAATATTTATTCGCACCGCTGGAAAAAATCAAACAATGCCATTCTCCTGCCTTTTTGAAAATAGCCGTATAGGAATGACTGATATCACGTAAAACGCGTTCTTTACCAAAGCTATCCTGCAATCTGAGTTCCATTTTTTTTCGATCCTGCACTGAACCCTGCTTCAATTGCGCCTCTAATTTCTCTTCAAATTGAAGAAGGTTTGTCGAAGATAAGCTTATTAAATAAAACGACTTCTCTTTAGTGGTGCGGTGATCCGCCGCCTCAATAGCCATATTGAATCGCATTGACGCTCCGATTTTTCAATTAAATGGTTAATAATAGTACAAACAGTATAGGGCAGCCTGCTTAAACAAATCTTAAGAGCGGACTCTCGAAATAAACTTCAATTCCCGATAGAATGATCATCTTTTTAGCGATCCTAATTTGAGACTTCCCGATGACACAAGCCGATAACCAAAACCCAAAACCCATGGTGTTGATTATCCTCGACGGCTTTGGCGAAAGTGATGAAACCACGCACAATGCCATTAAAGAAGCCAACACGCCGACATTAGATAAATTATTTCGCCATTATCCTCACACACTATTGGAAGCCTCCGGCAGGGCGGTGGGATTGCCGGATGGGCAGATGGGAAATTCAGAAGTAGGCCATCTTCATATTGGCGGGGGGCGTAAAGTGCCTCAGGATTTAACACGGATTGATGCGGCGATTGCCAGCGGAGAATTTTATGAAAATCCCGCTCTGATCGAAGCGCTTGAAAAAGCCAAAGCACTCAACAAAGCCGTTCATATTCTCGGTTTGCTTTCCCCCGGCGGCGTTCACAGCCGAGATAATCAGATTGCTGCTCTGGTTGAACTCGCTCATCGTTGCGGCATCAAAAAAATTTATTTGCACGCCATTCTCGATGGCCGCGACACACCACCAAAATCGGCTTTACTTTCAATCGAAAAAATCACCGATCAATTTCACGCTTACGGCAACGGAAAAATAGCGTCGCTCATTGGACGTTATTACGCCATGGATCGCGATAAACGCTGGGACAGAACTGAAAAAGCATATGATTTATTGACGCAAGGCACTGCTCAATTTCATGCACTCACGGCAAAAGAAGGTTTGATGCTTGCTTATGAACAAGGCAACACCGATGAATTCGTGAGTCCCACCAGCATTCACCGCCATAACGAAACACCTATTACCATAGAAGACGGTGATGTCGTTGTTTTTATGAATTTTCGCGCTGACCGTGCACGGCAACTCACCTACGCATTTTTGGATGATCATTTTACGGCGTTTAATCGTCAAGTAAGGCCCAAACTTTCAGCGTTCGTCACGTTAACCGCTTATGCTAAAGACATCCATGCAGCCGTGGCTTTCCCGCCATTGGAATTACACAATACCTTGGGTGAATATTTATCGGCGAGGGGTTATCGTCAATTGCGCATTGCTGAAACTGAAAAATACGCCCATGTCACTTATTTTCTAAACGGCGGACAAGAAGCCCCTTTCAACGGCGAAGATCGACTGTTAATCCCCTCCCCGAAGGTGGCCACTTATGATCTTCAACCTGAAATGAGTGCGGTTGAGATGACCAATAAATTAGTGGAAATCATTCAAAATGATGATTATGACCTTATCGTTTGCAATTTTGCCAATCCTGATATGGTTGGGCATACGGGGGATGAAACAGCGACGCGAGAAGCCATTCAGGTGATTGACGATTGTCTAAAACGGATAATTACTGCCCTTCAATCCGTTGGCGGGGAAGCGTTAATCACCGCTGATCACGGCAACGCCGAAAAAATGTTTGATGAAAAAACTAACCAGCCCCATACAGCCCACACGAGTAATTTGGTACCATTAATTTACGTAGGAAGGGAAGCCCAATTTTGTAAAGAGGTAGGCGCGTTGGACGACGTAGCGCCCACGCTGCTTTACCTGATGGGCCTTGAAAAACCAAGGGAAATGACAGGGCGTAACTTAATTACGCTGAAATAACTTATGCAAAGGATTTTGCGTTTTTTATTATTATTTTCCATCGCATGGATTGTTTTCCCATTCGTATTCCCATTTCTGCACGGCTCGTCCTCCCGCGGCTTGTCTGCGGGACCCAGAGAAACGACGAATGATGGAATGACGGTTTCAATGATGATTCTACCCGAAGCCTTTGCCGCCACTCCCACCGACCTCAAACAAATTAATCACAAAATTGAAACCCTAAAAGCGGTGCTCTCGAAAGAAAAAAACAAGCGAACATTTTTTTTGAAAAGATTAAAAACGGCAGAAATTGCTTCGGGACGTATACGACTGCAATTACAAAAAACCGAAGCCGCTTTAAAAAAAGAATCGCAACTCCTTGAAAAGTTAAATCACGATCAAACCACTTATCAAGCCAAACTTGCAACAGAACGCGCCGAACTTGCCGACCACCTTCGAGCTGCTTATATGATAGGTCGAGAGCCTTATCTTAAGCTCATTCTGAGCCAAAACGATGCGCAGCGCGTCAGCCATCTTCTTATGTATTATCATTATCTCAGCAAAGGTCAGCTATCTGCTATTCACGATTTGCAATCCACGCTTGCCCGCTTGCGCCAAAATCAAACTTCAATTCAGGCCCAAACGCACATTCTGCAAAATCTTCAAAAACAACAAAGCGATGAGCGAGCTCACCTTGAAGCTCTCAAACAGGAACGCCAGCAAGCGATTGGGGAACTTAATAACAAAATTAAAACGAAAAACCAACGGCTGGCTGAATTATTAGCCGATAAACGTCTCCTTGAACAAACCCTCAGCCGACTCGAAAAACAACATCAGATCGAAGCTATCATGAAGCAAGATTTTGCCGCTTTAAAAGGCAAATTAAGCTGGCCAACCAAAGGCTCCGTTTTGCCTTATTTTGGAATCCCCATTGATCAGAGTGAATTAAAATGGGACGGCATTTTGATAAGAGCGCCGGAGGATCAGCCTGTTTATGCAGTTGCTGGCGGGAAAGTGGTTTTTGCGAAGTGGCTCCCCGGCTATGGTTTGTTATTGATTATCAGCCATGGACATGGTTATATGACACTATACGGTCGAAATCATAATTTGTATAAAAAACCCGGTGACATGGTCCAAAAGGGTGATTTGGTCGCTACAGTGGGTCGAAGCGGCGGTTATGAAAAACCAGCGCTTTATTTTGCTATTCGCCATAATGCTAAGCCGCTGAACCCATCGATGTGGTGCCATAGAGGAGAAAATCAATGAGCCTAAAAAGAAAGATTATAGCTATCGTAGTTGCTGCCTTCATCAGTCCGGGACTTACCACCGTATTCGCTTTTTCTCCTCCTTTTTTACCGAAAACGCTGATCTCCACTCCAGCAGAAGATAAAAACGATGAGCTCTCCAGAAAAGACGTCGAACGTTTCGTGACGGCCATTGCATTGGTCCATCAGTATTACATTAAAAATATGAGTAATAAAAAATTACTCGACAGCGCAATTAGCGGCATGATGGCCAACCTCGACCCACATTCTAGTTATCTCGACAACAACGACTTGAAAGAATTGAAAACCACCGTCTCTGGAGAGTTTGTGGGCGTTGGCATCGAGCTCACGGTCTCCAAAGACGGTCTTTTAAAAGTCATCAGCCCGCTGGAAGATTCCCCCGCCGCGCGCGCGGGCATCCAACCCAACGATTATATTGTTAAAATTGACGACCAATTAGTCCAAAACATGAGTCTTCCGGAAGCGGTGAGCCGAATTAAAGGCAAAAAAGAGACGACCGTCAAGTTAACGGTTTTACGCAAAAGTGCAAATAAGCCTTTAATTTTTTCGATTCAACGTGAACCCATTCATTTGGTTAGTGTAAAAAGCAAAACTTTAGAACCCGGTTACGGTTATGTCCGAATCACTTTCTTCCAAGGGCCCGTGGAAAACCAGTTGCGTGATGCGATTGATAAATTGAAAAAAGAATCGCAAGGTCCTTTGAAAGGTTTAGTCCTCGATCTGCGTAATAATCCCGGCGGCCTGCTCGATGTCAGCGCCCAAGTGGCGGACAGTTTCCTTGATGCGAGTAAGATGCACCGCTATAACGACCTCATCGTTTACACAAAAGGACGCGTTCCGGGTGCCGATATTCAAATCAAAGCGACGCCTGGCGATCTCATTCCCCACACACCGATGGTCGTACTGATCAACGGCGGATCGGCCTCTGCTTCAGAAATTGTGGCTGGCGCTCTTCAAGATTACAAACGCGCTATTATCATGGGAACACCCAGCTTCGGGAAAGGGTCGGTCCAAACCGTTTTACCCATTGGGAAAGAGGACGCGATTAAACTAACGACTGCTTTGTATTACACCCCGGCAGGCCGCGAAATTCAGGCCAAAGGCATTATACCGAATGTTGCGGTTCCGGAATTCAGTATTACGCCTCCTAAATCACAGTTATCATTGGATGAAGCCGATTTCCAAAACCATTTGCCCAATGACGGCGCGGCTTCCACTAAGGCAAATCCCACAACGGCCGAAGAAGAGAAAAATTTATTACAAATCCAACTGCAATTGGCGAAAACCGATTATCAGCTATATCAAGCTTTAATGATGTTACAAGGTCTTCAGGTGGTTAAGCATTAGTTTTGTGAGATACTCAAGTTTAGGTGATTATGGAACCCCCAAATATCCTCTTCGATGAATCTCAAGACGTCACATTCGTCAATGAGATTGAATCCCCAAAAGCTGAAACGACTCGCGGAAAAGTTTTTGGCGCTATTTTATTAATTATTGGCACATCGGTCGGCGGAGGCATGTTGGCTTTGCCCATGGCAATCGCTGCCGGTGGCTATTATCACTCCATTTTCTTATTTTTTGGCGCTTGGCTAATCACGGTGTTGGCCGCTTTTTACATTTTAGAAGCTAATTTATGGCTGCCGGAAAATACGAATCTCATTTCAATGGCGCGAATAACGCTGGGCAAAGCGGGTCAGTTAATCACCTGGATTAGCTATTTATTGTTGTTATATACGCTATTAGCTGCCTACATGTCTGGCGGGACCGATTTAATTCACAATTTACTGTCATTAATTAATATCCCCACGCCGACGTGGCTGGATTCGATTTTATTCGTTGTGATTTTAGGTGCAGTTTTGTTTTATGGGGTGCGCGCCGTGGATTGGGTCAACCGCGGTTTGATGTCAACGAAATTAGCGGTTTATTTTTTACTGGTCTTATTTATTTCGCCGCACATCGATGTGGGCAAACTTTCTGGCGGTCGTTTAGCACTTTTATCCGGGGCGGTCATGGTGATTATCACTTCTTTCGGTTATGCCACTATTGTGCCTACTTTGCGAAGTTATTTGAAAAGCCAAGTCAATGCCTTGCGATTAACGATCGCCATCGGAAGCCTAATGCCGTTAATTTTATATTTATTATGGACTTTCGTTGTCAACGGAACGCTGGGAAGCCATGGAGCTAATGGTTTAATTCACATGGCCGCTTCCACCGACGCCGTGAGCGAATTAAGTAATACTTTATCTGCTCACGTAAATGGCGAACTTGTGAAAGGATTAATCCACTTTTTTACTTCTATTTGTATCGCGACTTCTTTTCTCGGGGTCTCGTTGTGCTTATCAGATTTTATGGCGGATGGTTTAAAAATTAAAAAAGAAAAAAACGGCCGCTGGTTATTGGTTGCATTAACCCTTGCGCCGCCGCTTTTAGTCATTCTGTTTTATCCAGGCGCTTTCATTGCAAGTTTAAATTACGCCGGCGTTTTATGCGTCATTTTACTTATCTTCTTGCCCGCATTAATGGTCTGGAGCGGCCGTTATGTTAAAAAGATCGCTATCGGTTACGAAGTCATCGGCGGAAAAACATTTATTATCCTTGAAATCCTCGTCGCCCTTGCGTTGCTGATTTTTGCGTTAATGCATTTAGGGTGAGGTGAGGCTGCATATTTTTCTTTGGAATGTCTTTTCGTTATTTTGCTTCAAAAGGGCGATACCCATTATATCCATCAATTACGCTATCGCTTTCGCTCTCAGAAGACCACGTTCGCTTTTTAACATTCCCCCAAAGGGCTAAGAAAGCAGAGTCATCATCACCATTGTTCGTTCCAAAATCGCGACAGGGTTTACGATTATCGTTATTGAGAGGTTGGCGGGCCTCCTCGTTAGCGCCACAACAACACAGTGAAACAAGAATTTTACTGAAAAACCCTAGATCATATACATTTCGACTCATAAATACCTCTTTAATTTTTAATAATTCACTTATAATAAAATTTTACTATCCATAGGTTAAATTAGTATTAAATTTATTTAGAAATTTTGTGCAGGACCTTCGAACACGATATTTTCTGAGTGCGCTGCGCGCTAAAGGCGCGCTGGATTCCCGCCTGCGCGGTAATATGGAAAAGTTCTTGATGTAATTTACGCTAAAATGAGGTTCGCTGAAATTTTTCTTCAGGGGTTATTCTCATGTTGATGACCCCTTAATGCTCCATACCCTTCTTGTTGATCAGCGGGGAAAAATCGTTGTCTTCCTCCACGGCACCAAAAACTTACAAACCCACCGACAAATCCTATAGAAGCAAATCCAAATCCGGCAGTCGTTGCAGCGTACTCTATACTGTCATTTGCCCGTTCCGGATCACTATTATTCATATACTGAAAAAGAGCACCTAAAGCTGCACCAAATATTCCAACCCCTATGGCCCAACCAAGTCCTTCTGCAGTTCGATCGTATAAAAACCATAACATTTGTGTACCGTGCTGAAACACAATCCTGCGCATTTTACTTCTCCAGTTAACCCCAAAAAATCAAAACAATAAAATTATGGTATATTTCAACGACGCACCCTGTCAATTTCAAGTCACCTTATTTGACTATTTTAAGCACAGCTCAAAAATCAATGTTAAAAAAAATTAAAAGAAGGCCCGCTTCCACCAGCCGACGCTTTAATTGCTAAATGCGAATGATAACTCAGAATAAGAATTGAGTCAGATACGACGTCAGTAGCCCGTATGAGCGAAGCGAAATACGGGGAATATTAACAATACTGATGGGAAACGATCCGTTTTGTCTCATTTTCCAAAAGTTTTAGCGTCATTTTCCAAGGGACTCGCTTTGTCGTATTTCTTCCTTTAAAATTTGTAACGACCTCCTCACCTGCATAAAAGTCAGCGAGTTTTCTGAATTATCCGGTAAAATAGATTTTATATTTTGATAATCTTGTGGATATCGTTGTTGAAAACGTTGAAATTCGTTGAGTGGCCCAAAAATAAAAAAGCGGTCATGTATGAGGCAGGGCAGGCATGCCATTGAAAGAGGAAAAAAAGAAATATACATCCGTCTACGCGAATACATTTCCCGCCTATTTTGTTCTATTCGTTTTAACGACTGTTCTGCCAACTGGAGTTTTATTTTCTTTTCTTCATGGGCGAAGGAGGAAGAAAATAAGGTCAGGTTTGTTATGCGATCATATAAATTATGATCAACAATGCTTAATTTCCTTGCCTCCTTCACGAGAAGGAAAGGGCTGAGACTTTCAAGGACGTCATCAGGTAACCGTGACAGTTCGTCCTTTTCACCTAACATGGCTTTAGTTGGCTTAGCTTCTTCGTCTTTGTATTTTTCTTCAGCTAGAAGTGGAGTCTCTGCGGTGGGTTGCATTATCTTGCCTCGTTGCTTTCTTGTATCGATAAATTACATTGAAATTAGTATATCTACCTTTTGTTAACAAAAGATTAAGGAACAGATCTTCAGTCAGGGAGCCCGTATGGGCACATTCAAGGAGGAATTGCACCAGTTCGCTTAAGGAAGACCTGATAAGGGGTTTTAAATCCTAGGCATTTGCGTGGTCGATGATTTAACAAATATTCAATTTGGTCAAGTTGTTCCTGAGAAAAATTGGCGAGATCCGTTTTTTTAGGTATAAATCGACGAATGAGTCCATTGGTATTTTCAATGGCTCCCTTTTCCCAACTATGATAAGGCTTGCAAAAGTAGGATTTTGTTTTTAAGACAGAATTTATCTCTTGATGATAATAATTTTCTGACCCGTTGTCATAAGTAATGCTTTTACGAGCCTTTTTAGGGAGAGAGGCTAACCGTTTTATAACGGCTTCTTTGGTTGAGGCTGCTTTTTTGTTTTCTAATCCGGTTATCTTTACTAAACGAGATACACGCTCTTCAATGACGTTATAAACCACCCGAGATCGATCCGACTCCAGGGTATCAGATTCCCAATGGCCTACTTCCTTCCGATTCGTTGCCTTTTCTGGACGCAAATCAATGTCTGTTCGATTGGGAATAGGCGCTCTATTTTTTCTATTGGAATAGCGCTTCGCATAACGTTTTTTACGGCTATGGGGTAAGTAAATAATACCTTCTGGCCATTGAGCATACACGTATTGATAAATCGCTTCATGACTAATAGAAAAACCTTGAAATACAACGGAAACTTGGCTAGCAATGATCTCAGGAGTCCACCCTATTTTCATTTTTTCTTGGACATATTTCTGTAGGTCAGCGTGTTTTAAACGAGGCCTTTTACCGGAATTCTTTTTACGATCTTTAGCTTGCTGGTGAGCCAAAGTCCCTATATAACCTCGCATGTGCTCATGAGGATTACTATTCCTTTTTAACTCCCTTGAAATGACGCTATGATCTCGATCCAATAGCCTGCCTATTTCCCGCAGACATTTACCTTGCTGCTTATAGACAAATAATTGCTCTCTTTCATACAATGACAAATGAGAGAAAGATCTTTTCTCTTTCATGCACTACCTCTTCCTTTGGTTCATCCCAGTTTTGACACCTAGGATTTTACCTTAAGTCGAGGTGGTGCATTTCCTCTTTGAATTCACGATGAGCGAAGCGAAATACGGGGAATAATAACAATACCCCGTATTCCGCTTCGCTTCATACGGGCTACTTTTACGAAGACTGTTACAAAATGTTATAAATTTTTAAGATTTCTTTCAGAATTCCTTCTTACACTGTCTCCCTTTCAGAAAAATATCAAAAAAAAT includes:
- the gpmI gene encoding 2,3-bisphosphoglycerate-independent phosphoglycerate mutase produces the protein MTQADNQNPKPMVLIILDGFGESDETTHNAIKEANTPTLDKLFRHYPHTLLEASGRAVGLPDGQMGNSEVGHLHIGGGRKVPQDLTRIDAAIASGEFYENPALIEALEKAKALNKAVHILGLLSPGGVHSRDNQIAALVELAHRCGIKKIYLHAILDGRDTPPKSALLSIEKITDQFHAYGNGKIASLIGRYYAMDRDKRWDRTEKAYDLLTQGTAQFHALTAKEGLMLAYEQGNTDEFVSPTSIHRHNETPITIEDGDVVVFMNFRADRARQLTYAFLDDHFTAFNRQVRPKLSAFVTLTAYAKDIHAAVAFPPLELHNTLGEYLSARGYRQLRIAETEKYAHVTYFLNGGQEAPFNGEDRLLIPSPKVATYDLQPEMSAVEMTNKLVEIIQNDDYDLIVCNFANPDMVGHTGDETATREAIQVIDDCLKRIITALQSVGGEALITADHGNAEKMFDEKTNQPHTAHTSNLVPLIYVGREAQFCKEVGALDDVAPTLLYLMGLEKPREMTGRNLITLK
- a CDS encoding murein hydrolase activator EnvC family protein, which encodes MQRILRFLLLFSIAWIVFPFVFPFLHGSSSRGLSAGPRETTNDGMTVSMMILPEAFAATPTDLKQINHKIETLKAVLSKEKNKRTFFLKRLKTAEIASGRIRLQLQKTEAALKKESQLLEKLNHDQTTYQAKLATERAELADHLRAAYMIGREPYLKLILSQNDAQRVSHLLMYYHYLSKGQLSAIHDLQSTLARLRQNQTSIQAQTHILQNLQKQQSDERAHLEALKQERQQAIGELNNKIKTKNQRLAELLADKRLLEQTLSRLEKQHQIEAIMKQDFAALKGKLSWPTKGSVLPYFGIPIDQSELKWDGILIRAPEDQPVYAVAGGKVVFAKWLPGYGLLLIISHGHGYMTLYGRNHNLYKKPGDMVQKGDLVATVGRSGGYEKPALYFAIRHNAKPLNPSMWCHRGENQ
- a CDS encoding S41 family peptidase, whose product is MSLKRKIIAIVVAAFISPGLTTVFAFSPPFLPKTLISTPAEDKNDELSRKDVERFVTAIALVHQYYIKNMSNKKLLDSAISGMMANLDPHSSYLDNNDLKELKTTVSGEFVGVGIELTVSKDGLLKVISPLEDSPAARAGIQPNDYIVKIDDQLVQNMSLPEAVSRIKGKKETTVKLTVLRKSANKPLIFSIQREPIHLVSVKSKTLEPGYGYVRITFFQGPVENQLRDAIDKLKKESQGPLKGLVLDLRNNPGGLLDVSAQVADSFLDASKMHRYNDLIVYTKGRVPGADIQIKATPGDLIPHTPMVVLINGGSASASEIVAGALQDYKRAIIMGTPSFGKGSVQTVLPIGKEDAIKLTTALYYTPAGREIQAKGIIPNVAVPEFSITPPKSQLSLDEADFQNHLPNDGAASTKANPTTAEEEKNLLQIQLQLAKTDYQLYQALMMLQGLQVVKH
- a CDS encoding amino acid permease, translating into MIMEPPNILFDESQDVTFVNEIESPKAETTRGKVFGAILLIIGTSVGGGMLALPMAIAAGGYYHSIFLFFGAWLITVLAAFYILEANLWLPENTNLISMARITLGKAGQLITWISYLLLLYTLLAAYMSGGTDLIHNLLSLINIPTPTWLDSILFVVILGAVLFYGVRAVDWVNRGLMSTKLAVYFLLVLFISPHIDVGKLSGGRLALLSGAVMVIITSFGYATIVPTLRSYLKSQVNALRLTIAIGSLMPLILYLLWTFVVNGTLGSHGANGLIHMAASTDAVSELSNTLSAHVNGELVKGLIHFFTSICIATSFLGVSLCLSDFMADGLKIKKEKNGRWLLVALTLAPPLLVILFYPGAFIASLNYAGVLCVILLIFLPALMVWSGRYVKKIAIGYEVIGGKTFIILEILVALALLIFALMHLG
- a CDS encoding membrane protein, with product MRRIVFQHGTQMLWFLYDRTAEGLGWAIGVGIFGAALGALFQYMNNSDPERANDSIEYAATTAGFGFASIGFVGGFVSFWCRGGRQRFFPADQQEGYGALRGHQHENNP
- the mceF gene encoding Dot/Icm T4SS effector MceF; translated protein: MQPTAETPLLAEEKYKDEEAKPTKAMLGEKDELSRLPDDVLESLSPFLLVKEARKLSIVDHNLYDRITNLTLFSSSFAHEEKKIKLQLAEQSLKRIEQNRREMYSRRRMYISFFPLSMACLPCLIHDRFFIFGPLNEFQRFQQRYPQDYQNIKSILPDNSENSLTFMQVRRSLQILKEEIRQSESLGK
- a CDS encoding IS30 family transposase yields the protein MKEKRSFSHLSLYEREQLFVYKQQGKCLREIGRLLDRDHSVISRELKRNSNPHEHMRGYIGTLAHQQAKDRKKNSGKRPRLKHADLQKYVQEKMKIGWTPEIIASQVSVVFQGFSISHEAIYQYVYAQWPEGIIYLPHSRKKRYAKRYSNRKNRAPIPNRTDIDLRPEKATNRKEVGHWESDTLESDRSRVVYNVIEERVSRLVKITGLENKKAASTKEAVIKRLASLPKKARKSITYDNGSENYYHQEINSVLKTKSYFCKPYHSWEKGAIENTNGLIRRFIPKKTDLANFSQEQLDQIEYLLNHRPRKCLGFKTPYQVFLKRTGAIPP